From Williamwhitmania taraxaci, a single genomic window includes:
- a CDS encoding ABC transporter permease, whose protein sequence is MSKTFILIRQYVANLTKNPTYLIFSVICLAVTLTFSYVLVRSVYFGSAMNTFHTNHRNIYRLATSYTDYNQISASSDVASAEKILKQIPEVTAYTKVGQINPTLVNDREEAVPCSNFFLMDSSALSIFTFNFIWKSGEPLAQGSTGVLLSEAKALALFGTTQCSDRSITISYGNLNHQILPVAGVFHTYPATATFAPDYIAAFHTFYSQPELDKTKQGFYLCANNGSNQAVQAKINHLTDTTQRITYSLGAFDDIYFRSLEILNDFNRKGNLLFHRINLIVLIFTLLFGLINFLCLSLVYYESRLKEFFVRKVFGGNATAFRRQIFAELMILVIVAIGTAFLCLNMVEEIYTGNFNAAISLTLGENITLGLCYLLFVGLLMGAVVIVVTYWLFHSRSSDIKTIYNSRSRRSFTTILNNVKVVQLAFLMMLIVVVLTLNAQIRYAMSGNLGYNPQNLYSVGFPAFSGEPNYAALKGELLKQPKVGAVSATTIGPYARGVYFDNLTSADATTEITFEVANVENDFLGTLQARLIAGTGFSPSGMPQNSNLAIVNKTGYLALGGEKVLNKKAGRYQIVGVVEDIYMERLDAKVNPQLYLCNNDAIYALLIRFNDTPDSSAMARIKASYAAIYPGFTCTITPYSELIEEAYTKELALGKMIRFILLTFLIIMFFGFLGISRFEFNVKAFSIAMRKLYGAEEVSIYRSTLFKQLILLITSATIALPLGYLISNKWLSSYIYHVDVDLYQLGFAVAIGIITIVASSAVYLRDIYKMKATRVIREQ, encoded by the coding sequence ATGAGTAAAACCTTCATCCTCATTAGGCAATACGTTGCCAACCTAACCAAGAATCCCACCTACCTCATCTTCTCGGTTATTTGCTTGGCCGTTACGCTTACGTTTTCATACGTGCTGGTGCGCTCCGTTTACTTTGGAAGCGCCATGAACACATTCCATACCAACCATCGCAATATTTATAGGTTGGCGACCTCCTATACCGATTACAACCAGATAAGCGCCAGCTCCGATGTGGCCTCCGCAGAGAAAATACTAAAACAGATTCCGGAAGTAACGGCCTATACGAAGGTTGGCCAAATAAACCCGACCCTGGTTAATGACCGGGAAGAGGCCGTTCCATGTAGCAACTTCTTTTTAATGGACTCCTCAGCCCTTTCCATTTTCACCTTCAACTTTATTTGGAAGAGTGGCGAGCCTCTGGCCCAAGGCTCCACAGGCGTTCTGCTTTCCGAGGCCAAGGCCTTAGCGCTATTCGGCACCACGCAATGCTCGGACAGGTCAATAACCATAAGCTACGGTAATCTCAACCACCAGATTCTTCCGGTGGCCGGAGTTTTCCACACCTATCCTGCCACCGCCACCTTTGCACCCGATTACATAGCCGCATTCCATACATTCTACAGTCAGCCGGAGCTGGACAAAACAAAGCAAGGTTTCTACCTTTGCGCCAATAATGGCAGCAACCAAGCGGTTCAAGCCAAAATCAATCATCTCACCGATACCACCCAGCGCATTACCTACTCGCTCGGAGCCTTCGACGATATCTACTTTCGCTCCTTAGAGATACTCAACGATTTCAACCGGAAGGGGAACTTGCTCTTTCACCGCATCAACCTGATTGTCCTTATTTTCACCCTACTGTTTGGGCTTATCAACTTCCTTTGTCTGAGCTTGGTTTACTACGAGAGCCGCCTAAAGGAGTTCTTTGTGCGCAAGGTGTTTGGGGGCAATGCCACGGCCTTTCGGCGCCAAATATTCGCGGAACTCATGATTCTGGTGATCGTTGCCATTGGCACTGCATTCCTCTGCCTGAATATGGTTGAGGAGATATACACCGGCAACTTTAATGCAGCAATTTCGCTCACCTTAGGCGAAAATATCACACTAGGCCTTTGCTACCTGCTCTTCGTGGGGCTACTCATGGGGGCGGTGGTAATCGTTGTTACCTACTGGCTTTTCCACTCACGGAGCAGCGACATTAAAACCATCTACAACTCCCGCAGCCGGCGAAGTTTCACCACTATACTCAACAACGTAAAGGTGGTGCAGCTGGCGTTTCTCATGATGCTGATTGTAGTGGTGCTTACCCTCAACGCACAGATACGCTACGCCATGAGCGGAAATCTGGGCTACAATCCGCAGAATCTCTACAGCGTGGGCTTCCCTGCCTTTTCGGGAGAACCAAACTATGCCGCACTAAAGGGCGAGCTGCTGAAGCAACCAAAGGTAGGTGCCGTGAGCGCCACCACCATTGGTCCCTATGCGCGGGGTGTTTACTTCGATAACCTCACCTCTGCCGATGCCACCACCGAAATAACCTTTGAGGTGGCCAACGTGGAAAACGACTTCCTCGGCACGCTTCAGGCACGACTTATTGCCGGCACCGGGTTTTCCCCCTCCGGCATGCCACAAAACAGCAACCTGGCCATTGTCAACAAAACCGGATACCTTGCATTGGGTGGGGAAAAGGTGTTGAATAAAAAAGCGGGTAGATACCAAATTGTGGGCGTAGTGGAGGATATCTATATGGAACGGTTGGATGCCAAGGTAAACCCACAACTCTACCTCTGCAACAACGACGCTATTTATGCGCTGCTCATTCGGTTTAACGATACACCTGATAGCAGCGCCATGGCTCGAATTAAAGCTAGCTATGCTGCTATATATCCAGGATTCACCTGCACTATTACCCCTTACAGTGAGCTAATTGAGGAAGCCTACACAAAGGAGTTGGCCCTCGGAAAAATGATCCGGTTTATTCTCCTCACCTTTTTAATCATCATGTTCTTTGGCTTTTTGGGGATTTCCCGATTCGAGTTCAACGTAAAGGCTTTTAGCATTGCTATGCGAAAGCTATACGGTGCCGAGGAGGTGTCGATTTATCGCAGCACCCTATTCAAGCAGCTAATACTGCTTATAACCTCTGCTACCATTGCCTTACCGCTTGGCTATCTTATATCAAACAAATGGCTATCCAGCTACATCTATCATGTTGATGTAGACCTTTACCAGCTAGGCTTTGCCGTGGCCATTGGTATTATCACCATAGTTGCCTCATCGGCGGTATACCTACGCGACATCTACAAGATGAAAGCAACCCGGGTAATTAGAGAGCAATAA